One Pecten maximus chromosome 16, xPecMax1.1, whole genome shotgun sequence DNA window includes the following coding sequences:
- the LOC117314557 gene encoding NFX1-type zinc finger-containing protein 1-like: MLENQENPATDGANINVSLIGSITKSYWTFLSSTKRVDKGFEMLLSRCEPHFNHLHSMHPESLDDFGCFRSPVDCHLDLVLQPGMAALYDNVGLKKRKITDPYENVHSLLERIFYLYKEDVTRPLIRGLRRLRYFLKTNNDLEKFRDDDIRVYRDSKFLCSVASISDGLVWELQLDTSQPLVKSIMNRHRRILQCGTLICMSNDVFKKNIVYGTVVDSQNKDDLTKNGIVSIEFPQSFNPGEAQDFFTLVESKSNCLAHIGALVALKVKLEKDEQLPFEKQIVYHQQSNDPPDYLTSGLSVGKRVSFDCLRKKSDTDNGIDDNRVIKDIIEQMVLNVCADISSVNLPTWPSPEDVGMDISQYRAFSDGLMQGLALIQGPPGTGKTVIALKMLEMLLNNENIWCKINVGPIILLSYTNHALDQFLEGIVRMPKMYAVSNKDIVRVGSRSKTESLDKFNLRHRRKESKTKTRQNALTALHAAAEEHFEISHAIKTYQTSLVHESFLHGVDVIPDHLFMSLKEQNLTPLPADETYLCGWLEILSDDFVPHHGVEYEYVEMKEELDTEEIPENDRLRLGFDQEDVEFDLSGKRRTKKNGIRYWTFVEKEKTAILQEVKRRIMRTRPMSPEEENNIKHVWYLSPNDRWRLYALWIHRILRTLKEDVITAQETYRNAYGRYKECRHSEDIIILKNARIVAMTTTRAATDHEILRKINSKIMVIEEAAEVPDHHLLACLVPSLQHLVMIGDHQQLRPAYNDYKTAMRYDLNVSIFERLVTAGLQFQQLQFQHRMRPEIADLLTPTIYRELQNHSSVMEIEDVKGLQNNVFFLNHNENEHANSNQDVKSHKNQHEVDFIAQFYRYLRLQGYRSEDITVLTTYKEQERLLKIESNDSCETSDQNVGNARVTTVDNYQGEENKIILLSLVRSNAKGTIGFLREPNRICVALSRAKAGLYIIGDCELLREKNVLWSQIIQKAESKDGLGRH; encoded by the exons ATGCTGGAAAACCAGGAAAACCCAGCAACTGATGGAGCGAATATTAATGTATCCCTCATTGGTAGCATTACGAAATCGTACTGGACATTTCTCAGTAGCACCAAGCGTGTTGATAAGGGTTTTGAAATGCTTTTAAGCCGATGTGAACCGCATTTTAATCATTTGCATAGTATGCATCCCGAGAGTTTGGATGATTTTGGATGTTTTAGATCTCCTGTAGATTGTCATCTCGATCTGGTCCTTCAACCTGGTATGGCGGCGCTATATGATAATGTCGGGTTGAAAAAACGTAAAATCACTGATCCTTACGAAAACGTGCATTCTCTACTCGAAAggatattttatctatataaagAAGATGTCACTCGTCCACTTATTCGTGGTTTGCGGCGACTAAGATATTTCCTGAAAACAAACAATGATCTTGAAAAGTTTCGTGATGATGACATCCGTGTTTACCGTGATTCAAAGTTCCTCTGTAGTGTCGCCAGTATTTCGGATGGTCTTGTATGGGAACTACAGCTGGATACTAGTCAACCACTTGTCAAAAGCATAATGAATAGGCACAGACGCATATTACAGTGCGGGACTTTGATCTGTATGTCAAATgatgttttcaaaaaaaatattgtatatggGACTGTTGTTGACAGTCAAAACAAAGATGACTTGACAAAGAATGGCATCGTGTCCATCGAGTTTCCGCAAAGTTTTAACCCAGGAGAAGCACAGGACTTCTTTACGTTAGTAGAGAGCAAAAGTAACTGTCTCGCACATATTGGTGCTCTTGTAGCTCTAAAGGTGAAGCTAGAAAAGGATGAACAGCTTCCTTTTGAAAAGCAGATAGTGTATCATCAGCAGAGTAACGATCCGCCAGATTACTTAACAAGTGGACTAAGTGTTGGAAAAAGAGTTTCTTTTGACTGTCTCCGAAAGAAATCAGACACTGATAACGGAATCGATGACAACAGGGTTATTAAGGATATCATTGAACAGATGGTTTTAAACGTTTGTGCCGACATATCAAGTGTGAACCTACCAACATGGCCTTCCCCAGAAGACGTAGGTATGGACATTTCCCAGTACCGGGCATTTTCAGACGGATTAATGCAAGGATTAGCACTAATCCAAGGACCTCCAGGGACGGGGAAAACGGTCATCGCTCTGAAAATGTTAGAAATGCTCCTTAACAATGAAAACATCTGGTGCAAAATTAATGTAGGACCGATCATTCTACTCAGCTATACAAACCATGCTTTGGATCAGTTTCTTGAGGGTATAGTACGGATGCCAAAGATGTATGCAGTTTCAAATAAGGATATTGTCAGAGTTGGCTCGCGTTCTAAAACCGAAAGTTTAGACAAGTTTAATCTAAGGCATCGTAGAAAAGAGAGCAAAACAAAAACCCGACAGAATGCACTCACAGCCTTGCATGCGGCAGCGGAAGAACACTTCGAAATTTCTCATGCTATTAAAACCTACCAAACATCACTTGTTCATGAAAGCTTCTTGCATGGCGTTGACGTGATTCCAGATCATCTCTTTATGTCGCTAAAGGAGCAAAATTTAACGCCATTACCGGCAGATGAAACTTATCTCTGTGGCTGGCTAGAAATCCTTTCTGATGATTTTGTGCCTCATCACGGCGTGGAATACGAATATGTCGAAATGAAAGAGGAATTGGACACAGAGGAAATTCCGGAGAACGACCGGTTACGTTTAGGATTTGATCAAGAGGACGTTGAATTTGATCTGTCTGGGAAG AGAAGGACAAAGAAAAACGGAATCAGATATTGGACCTTTGTAGAAAAAGAGAAGACTGCAATACTCCAAGAGGTGAAACGTCGTATCATGCGGACAAGACCGATGTCGCCAGAAGaggaaaacaatataaaacatgtctgGTATTTATCTCCTAATGACCGATGGCGACTATATGCACTCTGGATTCATAGAATTCTCAGGACATTAAAAGAGGACGTGATTACAGCTCAAGAGACTTACCGAAATGCATATGGAAGATACAAAGAGTGCCGCCATTCAGAAGATATCATAATATTGAAAAACGCAAGAATTGTTGCCATGACGACAACACGAGCTGCTACTGATCATGAAATTCTTCGAAAGATAAATTCAAAGATCATGGTGATTGAGGAAGCCGCGGAGGTACCTGACCATCATTTATTGGCATGTTTGGTCCCATCACTTCAGCATTTGGTGATGATCGGGGACCACCAACAGCTCAGACCAGCCTACAATGATTACAAGACAGCCATGCGATATGACTTAAACGTGTCGATCTTTGAACGTCTCGTTACAGCTGGACTTCAATTTCAACAGTTGCAGTTCCAGCACAGGATGAGACCTGAAATTGCTGATTTGTTGACGCCAACTATATATCGGGAGTTACAAAACCACTCGAGTGTTATGGAGATTGAGGATGTCAAGGGACTGCAgaataatgtattttttctgaACCATAACGAAAATGAACACGCCAACTCCAATCAGGATGTTAAAAGTCATAAAAACCAACACGAAGTTGACTTTATTGCACAGTTCTATCGATACCTACGTCTCCAAGGATACAGAAGTGAAGATATCACGGTGCTAACGACGTACAAAGAGCAAGAGAGACTTCTTAAAATA GAGTCAAACGATAGCTGCGAAACAAGTGACCAGAACGTTGGAAATGCACGTGTCACAACAGTAGACAATTACCAAggagaagaaaacaaaataattttgctGTCACTCGTAAGAAGCAATGCTAAAGGAACCATTGGATTCTTAAGGGAACCAAACAGAATTTGCGTTGCTTTATCAAGGGCGAAAGCCGGTCTGTACATCATAGGCGATTGTGAATTATTGCGGGAAAAGAACGTTCTTTGGAGCCAGATAATCCAGAAAGCGGAATCAAAGGATGGCTTGGGACGTCACTGA